The Medicago truncatula cultivar Jemalong A17 chromosome 7, MtrunA17r5.0-ANR, whole genome shotgun sequence genome includes the window gggcttaacttagtttctagtgggcttaacccatttctattcaaaccaaaatatttctactctccaaacgatattttaactaataacggtaaaatgtcactaacggttactaaacggtaaaatctcaattacTCTAGTAACTcaatgaaataactattctcactaaaattataattttacccgttctcacaaaatgaccaaaatacccctaagtcgaaaatgactaaaatacccttctaagacggaaacccatgaaaatgcacccaatgatgataaatcacacataaacatctaaaacacacaataaaagtaattaaattaaatctagctaaaaatcgggctgttacaatcTAGAGTACTAGTTGTTTGCTGTTGTTGTGAGTGGATATTCCTCAAATGAGTCTTAGGAGTTCTGATacataacgggatggggataATTTGTCTTTGTATTCATCATTCCTtgtgtatcattatgaacctgttgGTGTTTGATTAAATCTTTAAAGATATTTATGTTTAGGCCATGTGCCAGAATTTATTGGAAgtttttttaatgttgaaaatattccaCTGCgatgaattattatgttttaccgaagactattatttaataaatagtattttattctatttatgggtttttgaaaagtagtgtgacattccgttggttgattactctgattattaatgaaatttttatgttgggaaaacggggtgttataggctatccctcactgagtcttttaggtgctctgatacgtaacgggatgggatcttttgtggctatgtTCTATTGcttacgtatttgattatgatttcttatgattaagttgttaattgaattttatgagatgttttgatgaggcctacgtgccaagactattttatgatgttgaattaaatccgctgcgaagttttgaataactatgttgaaagataaattgttatttatctcatttatgatttttaagaagtgtagcattctgtttatgtgttgattactctgataaatattatgaaatttttatgttgggaaaacggggtgttacaattggtatcagagcaggtcggtccgtcaagtagttgagtcgtgtcgagttttagtaaCAGTTGTAATGTTGTCTTaaattgttgttgcttgttgtgTTGAAAACTAAgaattgctgctgcacttgaagttgttgctcaagctgtgggACATCAGCCTGCTGCAAATGCTGGTGGTAATGCTGAAGTGAGGATGCTAGAAACTtttctgaggaatcatccttgtactttcaagggaagatatgaaCCTGATAGAGCTCAGACTTGGCTCAAATAGATTGAGATAATGTTTCGAGTTATGCAGTGTACTGAGGGACAGAAGGTGCGTTTTGGAACGCATATGCTAggtgaggaagctgatgactggtgggtgagTCTTCTACCTACTTTAGAGCAAGATGGTGTTGTGgttacttgggctgtgtttaggagagagttcctagatagatactttccggaagacgttcgcgggaagaaagagatcgagttcATTGAGCTGAAACAAGGAAacatgtccgtgacagagtatgctgccaagttcgtggagttggcaaagttttatccgcactaTACTACAGAGACTGCTGAATTTTCAAAgtgtatcaaatttgagaatAGTTTACGTGCTGAGATTAAGAGAGCAATTGGTTACCAGAAGATCCGTGTCTTTTCTGAgctggtgagcagttgcagaatttatgaggaggataccaagacTCATTACAAGATCGTGAATGAGCGAAAAGCCAAAGGTTAGGAGAGtcatgctaagccttacagtgctcctacTGATAAGGGTAAACAAAAAATGGTTGATGAGAGGCGCCCTAGAAAGAAAGATGCTCCTGTTCAGATTGTCTGCTATtcttgtggtgagaaaggccacaaaagtaatgcTTGTCCCGGAGATGTGAAAAGATGTTTTCGTTGTGGGAAGAAGGGACATACACTTGCTGAGTGTAAACATGATGATATTGtatgctttaattgcaatgagGAAGGTCACATTGGTTCGCAgtgcaagaagcctaagaaggcgcAGACTACTAGTAGAGTTTTTGCATTGACTGGTAATCAGACTgagaacgaggatcgcttgatcagaggtacttgttattTTGATAATACACCTTTAGGTGGGTCTTGCaatgtctgatatgaatggagagatggttgtcgaaactgcAGCTAAGGTTTCGGTAACTATttctcttgtgtgtttaagatgtcctttgtctatgtttgatcgtgattttgaaattgatttggtttgtctacctttgagtggtatggatgtaatTCTTGGCacgaactggttagagtacaaccatgttcacattaattgttttagtaagtcggtgtatttctcttctgcggaagaggaaagtggcg containing:
- the LOC120576987 gene encoding zinc finger protein GIS2-like, which produces MVDERRPRKKDAPVQIVCYSCGEKGHKSNACPGDVKRCFRCGKKGHTLAECKHDDIVCFNCNEEGHIGSQCKKPKKAQTTSRVFALTGNQTENEDRLIRGTCYFDNTPLGGSCNV